The genomic stretch TATTTCTCTGTGTAATGGTATCTCGCCCCTTTGTTTCTCAAGTTTACGAATTTTATGGTGTTGAGTATGCCAAAAAGGCTGATTACGATACAGCTGCCAGGTATTTTCAAGAAGCCTTAAAATGGAATCCTTATTTCGGGATGATGTATTATGATCTCGGACAGATCATATCCAAAAAAGGCATTTACACACCAGCCATAGAAAATTTTGAGAAAGCAGAAAAATATATGGACCATCCTGATTTACCCTCGAGGTTAGCCTATCTTTATTTTAAAAAAGGCCAGCTGGACAAGGGAATAACCAAACTAAAACAGGCGATAACTTATCAGAAGACTGAAGGAGCGATGGTTCCCCTATATACTGATTTAGGAAATAATTATATGAGGGTGGGGAGATACAAACCGGCTGAGATAGCTTTTAAGAATGCTCTTAAGATAAATCCCAAGTATGTTAATGCCCATTATGGGCTGGCGGGGGCTTACCTGCGGCAAAACAAGATAGATGAAGCTCAGGAAGAGCTGAAAAAGATTATTGAGCTTGCCCCGGACAGCCGGGAAGCCCAATACGCCCGGGAAACAATCCAA from Caldisericota bacterium encodes the following:
- a CDS encoding tetratricopeptide repeat protein, translating into MHNEYLQLGAEIGMLGLGIFLWLLITYFNYGIKLLKRLKDEYKQGIAIGLMGGVVAVLIDAVFGFPLHLPATLVLFWLFIGLVVSLNHSENHSGQRPKTKSDKSDRTESNIYRFKPLLYLVIIILSLFLCVMVSRPFVSQVYEFYGVEYAKKADYDTAARYFQEALKWNPYFGMMYYDLGQIISKKGIYTPAIENFEKAEKYMDHPDLPSRLAYLYFKKGQLDKGITKLKQAITYQKTEGAMVPLYTDLGNNYMRVGRYKPAEIAFKNALKINPKYVNAHYGLAGAYLRQNKIDEAQEELKKIIELAPDSREAQYARETIQKIALEELKTQPTETDNP